In Ignavibacteriales bacterium, the following are encoded in one genomic region:
- a CDS encoding DUF3667 domain-containing protein: MHVCTNCGFKYEGKYCPECGVRKNNGRIYFHDQLHDIMYYLFSLDSPLPATFKGLLTNPGRVGREYIGGKRKKYYPPIKYFILCSAIYFLLVKITGIDPFEESTTETIRHYGNYFVFLLVPILALFSKIFFFKQHNNYSEYIAYSFLLVAQYLLVTLLYIPLYSFFNIILANTFFLIYLIWGVFSFHGGNPWLKLLLSLLTVIASEALFIILVSNIANLFLKSH; this comes from the coding sequence ATGCACGTCTGCACAAACTGCGGCTTTAAATACGAAGGAAAATACTGTCCGGAATGCGGGGTAAGGAAAAACAACGGGCGAATTTATTTTCATGATCAGCTCCATGACATAATGTACTATCTTTTCTCGCTCGACTCCCCTCTTCCAGCAACGTTCAAGGGGTTATTGACTAATCCAGGAAGGGTCGGCCGTGAGTATATTGGAGGGAAAAGAAAGAAGTATTACCCACCGATAAAGTATTTCATACTTTGCTCGGCAATATATTTCCTGCTGGTAAAAATAACCGGAATAGACCCCTTCGAGGAGAGTACTACTGAAACAATAAGACATTATGGAAATTATTTCGTATTCCTGCTGGTACCGATACTAGCTTTATTTTCAAAGATTTTTTTCTTTAAACAGCACAACAATTATTCCGAATATATAGCATATTCTTTTCTGCTCGTAGCACAGTATCTGCTCGTAACATTGCTATATATTCCGCTCTATTCCTTTTTTAATATTATTCTCGCAAATACATTTTTCTTAATTTACCTGATATGGGGTGTGTTTTCATTTCACGGAGGAAATCCATGGTTAAAGTTACTTTTGAGTTTACTTACTGTTATAGCGAGTGAAGCACTTTTTATTATTTTGGTTAGCAACATTGCAAACTTATTTCTAAAATCACACTAG
- a CDS encoding sigma-54-dependent Fis family transcriptional regulator, translating to MKNILIVDDDLTSLISLKKVLEDTGYGVMTVSNGEEALKKFADFKFDVLLTDLMMPGIDGIELTKRALLLDSEIVVILITAFGSLKTAVEAMNMGAYSYLTKPLDHKELLLTISRGLEYKSLKQENMLLKRELEKNESNAVFLSENKKIKEILHDAKLVAQSDSTVLIIGDDGTGKEHLARFIHEHSLRKDHKFISISCLSMPKTLLESEIFGHQKGSFDGALENHKGYMETADSGTIFIDDIQALDPLMQVKLLNVLENRTFSRKGSSKLTATNARIIVASKDNLKDLADQGKFNRDLYFKVNVFEFTLPSLKERPEDVILYFQKFIKEFAVKNKKHIKEISPEVKKALVNHSWPGNLTELKNVSERMSILAKNGVITVDLLPHNISKREDTLELLPSKDFNESKHALIKSFETVFIKKYLKLNNGNVTATARDINFHPVTLRQKISKLGINPREFKQ from the coding sequence GTGAAAAACATTCTGATTGTAGACGATGATTTAACGTCTTTGATTAGTCTGAAGAAAGTACTAGAGGATACCGGTTACGGAGTTATGACGGTCTCTAACGGGGAGGAAGCTCTAAAGAAATTCGCGGATTTTAAGTTTGATGTCCTGCTGACTGATTTAATGATGCCCGGAATTGATGGTATTGAGTTGACCAAAAGAGCTTTATTACTTGATTCAGAGATAGTTGTTATACTAATCACGGCGTTTGGCAGTTTAAAAACTGCAGTAGAAGCAATGAACATGGGCGCATATTCTTACCTTACAAAGCCCCTGGATCACAAAGAACTGCTTCTGACAATTTCGAGGGGACTGGAATACAAATCCTTAAAGCAGGAAAACATGCTCCTCAAAAGAGAGCTCGAGAAGAATGAATCCAACGCGGTATTCCTCTCAGAGAATAAAAAGATCAAAGAGATACTTCATGACGCGAAACTTGTAGCTCAATCTGATTCAACGGTGCTTATAATAGGAGACGACGGGACCGGCAAAGAACATCTGGCAAGGTTTATACACGAGCATAGCCTCAGAAAAGATCATAAGTTCATTTCCATAAGCTGTTTATCCATGCCCAAAACGCTTCTCGAGTCTGAGATATTCGGACACCAGAAGGGATCTTTTGACGGGGCGCTGGAAAATCATAAGGGCTACATGGAAACAGCAGACAGCGGCACGATCTTTATCGATGACATTCAGGCGCTCGATCCGCTCATGCAGGTAAAACTCCTGAACGTGCTTGAAAATAGGACGTTCTCCCGAAAAGGATCTTCTAAGCTCACTGCGACCAATGCAAGAATAATTGTAGCAAGTAAGGACAACCTGAAAGATCTTGCGGACCAGGGCAAATTCAACAGAGACCTTTATTTTAAGGTAAATGTATTCGAATTTACTTTGCCGAGCCTAAAGGAAAGACCTGAAGATGTCATTTTGTACTTCCAGAAGTTCATAAAGGAATTTGCGGTAAAAAATAAAAAGCACATAAAAGAGATTTCACCGGAAGTAAAGAAAGCATTGGTGAATCATTCGTGGCCCGGCAATCTGACCGAGCTGAAAAATGTTTCCGAAAGGATGTCTATACTCGCAAAGAACGGTGTTATAACCGTAGACCTGCTTCCCCACAATATATCTAAGAGGGAAGACACACTTGAACTTCTGCCTTCTAAAGATTTTAATGAAAGCAAACACGCGCTTATAAAGAGTTTTGAAACTGTGTTTATTAAAAAGTATCTCAAGCTGAATAATGGGAATGTCACTGCGACAGCAAGGGATATAAATTTCCACCCTGTAACTTTGAGACAGAAAATTTCCAAGCTGGGCATTAATCCGAGGGAGTTTAAACAGTAA
- a CDS encoding S8 family serine peptidase: MNKRYTISLFLLLTIILSANTGYSGNIINYSKTSFIVKMKQDLGVSEATGKISTHTGIRSIDEKNNKYRIKNIKRIFELNNGDAELYKELEMSRIYLFTLDEKNVFDVKEIVRSYSDDENTDYSEPNYLGQAAGKKGRDMGILNQFATTPNDEMMYRQWYINNDGSITPSGRRSASRVGADINMLKAWEIETGSSEIVVAILDSGIRDDHPDIRERIWINEDEIPNNGIDDDRNGYVDDYKGWDFAYEDNRPTDGFGHGTNIASVIGAVTNNGIGFAGINQACKLMNLKNLRDDNFGEYSWWAESIKYAADNGADVINMSEGGDDYSETLETAVQYAVRKGSFIAAAMMNKGDSRDYYPASFNGVCAVGATDTDDNRCTQFSWGGGSCFGRHIAVVAPGNKIYGLDFEDINDYTVYWSGTSQSTAIVSALASLLLSQNPNRTNKEIDKIIKVTAHDQVGDRDEDSPGWDKYYGYGRVDAYLALTYDITPEIQEKIREIEDNTKKFETKNKKKDDAEASDGDSRKKDKKSDARTKSKPAKPD; encoded by the coding sequence ATGAACAAACGCTATACAATTTCACTATTTCTACTGCTAACGATAATATTATCCGCGAATACCGGGTATTCCGGAAACATCATCAACTATTCTAAGACTTCATTTATTGTAAAGATGAAGCAGGACCTCGGCGTATCCGAAGCTACAGGCAAGATATCTACTCACACCGGCATAAGATCCATCGACGAAAAGAATAATAAGTATCGGATAAAAAATATTAAAAGAATATTTGAGCTGAATAATGGCGATGCTGAGCTTTATAAGGAACTAGAGATGTCGAGGATATATCTCTTTACACTTGATGAAAAAAATGTTTTTGATGTAAAAGAAATTGTAAGATCGTATTCTGATGATGAAAATACCGATTACTCCGAACCGAATTACCTCGGTCAGGCCGCCGGCAAAAAAGGAAGGGACATGGGAATACTGAACCAATTCGCCACGACACCAAATGATGAAATGATGTACAGACAGTGGTATATAAATAATGATGGTTCTATAACACCCAGCGGAAGAAGGAGCGCGTCACGCGTTGGGGCCGATATAAATATGCTCAAAGCCTGGGAAATAGAGACCGGTTCATCCGAGATCGTAGTTGCCATACTTGATTCAGGGATCAGGGATGACCACCCCGATATCAGGGAGCGAATCTGGATCAATGAAGACGAGATTCCTAATAACGGCATAGACGATGATAGAAACGGCTACGTTGACGATTATAAAGGTTGGGACTTTGCTTATGAAGACAATCGTCCTACCGATGGTTTCGGTCATGGTACGAATATAGCCAGCGTCATTGGCGCTGTTACAAATAACGGTATTGGTTTTGCCGGAATAAATCAGGCATGTAAACTGATGAACCTGAAAAACCTGCGCGATGATAATTTCGGCGAATATTCATGGTGGGCGGAATCAATTAAATATGCCGCTGATAATGGCGCTGATGTAATTAATATGAGCGAGGGTGGTGATGATTACTCGGAGACATTAGAGACCGCAGTGCAATATGCTGTAAGGAAAGGCTCCTTTATAGCCGCCGCGATGATGAACAAAGGCGACAGCAGGGATTATTATCCCGCGAGTTTCAATGGTGTTTGCGCTGTTGGTGCGACCGATACTGATGACAATAGATGTACACAATTCTCCTGGGGCGGAGGAAGCTGTTTCGGCAGGCATATCGCTGTAGTAGCCCCGGGTAATAAGATCTATGGATTGGATTTTGAGGATATAAACGACTACACTGTTTACTGGAGCGGTACGTCACAATCTACTGCGATAGTGAGCGCTCTTGCCTCACTGCTGTTAAGCCAGAACCCCAATAGAACTAATAAGGAAATTGATAAGATCATAAAGGTCACTGCGCACGATCAGGTAGGCGACAGGGACGAGGATTCGCCCGGCTGGGATAAGTACTATGGGTATGGCAGAGTCGATGCATACCTTGCGCTGACATACGACATTACCCCTGAAATTCAGGAAAAGATTAGAGAAATAGAAGACAATACTAAGAAATTCGAAACTAAGAATAAGAAAAAGGACGACGCTGAAGCCAGCGATGGCGACAGCAGGAAAAAGGACAAGAAATCTGACGCCAGGACAAAATCAAAGCCCGCAAAACCTGACTAG